TTCATCGTATTTTCCCAACTTTGAAGATACTTGCTCCAGAAATTTGGGGTTCTTTGACATTCCTAACAtcaagaaaagaaggaaaaattaTGATAGAACGAGAATATTTAAAGTCTTGATGAAAATTAAGAGGAAAATCTTGGACATCACATATGAGCAAGACTGCTAAAAGAAGTCTTGATTGAATCCATATGAGGTAGATTGCCTAATACGTGCAAGAAAAGATGAGAAAAACCTGATCCAACTCTGTACATATATGGGATGTTAATTGCCCCCACAACATGTCCAGCACTGAACTCTTCAGGAGTCCTGCAAACGTCACCATAGCCAGATGAAATTGCTTTTTctttattacaaaaaaaaaaaggcaacagACTTTGCTCCAAAAGCAATAAAAGCAAAAAAGAACATCTCAGAATCAAGTACCTGACGTCTAAATACCGGTATCCGGCGAGAAAAAGTTCGTATGCAACTCGTACAGGCACCGAAGTTGGAATTCCAACAGCTTCTGAATTCCTTCTCAGGCCAGCCTTCGGGCTACACAAAACCAATTATAAACTTCAAAAACAGAACTAAATAATGGGTACCCGTAAAGCAAAATCCATAGTTTTCGTTTCCTTTATCATCAACATACCAGAAGCTGAAGCTTTTGTGATCGATACCAACACTCCATTGCCGTGGATTAACCCCTAAAGGGAATGATAATAGCTTCCTGTAAGCAAAAGCATATCAAAACAGCCAACATTTAT
This is a stretch of genomic DNA from Manihot esculenta cultivar AM560-2 chromosome 2, M.esculenta_v8, whole genome shotgun sequence. It encodes these proteins:
- the LOC110610009 gene encoding rhodanese-like domain-containing protein 15, chloroplastic — protein: MDSNSIVSSATFTTSSLLPVFHSCDQNSRKLLSFPLGVNPRQWSVGIDHKSFSFCPKAGLRRNSEAVGIPTSVPVRVAYELFLAGYRYLDVRTPEEFSAGHVVGAINIPYMYRVGSGMSKNPKFLEQVSSKLGKYDEILVGCQSGKMSMMAATDLLFAGYTGITDVAGGFAAWTHNRLPTEN